In the genome of Staphylococcus durrellii, one region contains:
- a CDS encoding Cof-type HAD-IIB family hydrolase, with protein MIKLIATDMDGTLLNAAHEVSEENVQAIKYAQSQGITVVIATGRAFYEASTPIAQTDLKLPYICLNGAEVRDESFNISSTSNLNRELIDRITHVLKREEIYYQIYTNIGIYTENPQRDLEIYIDIAERAGQQADVEKIKSGIQKRIDNGTLKVVENYDKIKDTPGEIVMKILAFDSDLDKIDRVSEELAQSGSLAVSSSSRGNIEITHADAQKGIALQTIADRLRIDMSDVMAIGDNLNDISMLERADYSVAMANATPEVKTIAKFETESNEESGVGKAIMKLLKTYNN; from the coding sequence ATGATAAAGTTAATTGCAACAGATATGGATGGCACATTATTAAATGCTGCGCATGAAGTTTCCGAGGAAAATGTTCAAGCTATTAAATATGCTCAATCCCAAGGAATTACAGTAGTTATTGCCACAGGTCGAGCATTTTATGAAGCTAGTACACCTATCGCACAAACAGATTTAAAATTACCTTATATCTGTTTGAATGGTGCGGAAGTTAGAGATGAATCATTCAATATTAGTAGCACTTCAAATTTAAATAGAGAGTTAATCGATAGAATAACACATGTACTAAAAAGAGAGGAAATTTACTACCAAATATATACCAATATTGGAATTTATACGGAAAATCCTCAACGCGATCTAGAAATTTACATTGATATTGCAGAACGTGCTGGTCAACAAGCTGACGTTGAAAAAATCAAATCAGGAATACAAAAACGAATTGATAATGGCACATTAAAAGTTGTCGAAAATTATGACAAAATTAAAGATACCCCTGGAGAAATCGTGATGAAAATTCTTGCCTTTGATAGCGATCTAGATAAAATTGACCGCGTTAGTGAAGAATTAGCACAATCAGGTAGTTTGGCGGTATCTTCATCTTCTAGAGGCAATATCGAAATTACACATGCAGATGCGCAAAAAGGCATCGCATTACAAACAATTGCTGATAGATTAAGGATTGATATGTCCGATGTTATGGCAATAGGAGATAATTTAAATGATATCTCTATGCTTGAACGTGCAGACTATTCTGTTGCAATGGCGAATGCTACACCAGAAGTTAAAACAATTGCTAAGTTTGAAACTGAATCCAATGAAGAGAGTGGTGTCGGCAAGG
- the tadA gene encoding tRNA adenosine(34) deaminase TadA — MTSDEKYMKVALSEALKAQHIGEVPIGAIVVKNNKIIARAHNLRETLQDPTAHAEYLAIQKAAKIVGSWRLEECTLYVTLEPCVMCAGAIVMGRIPRLVYGASDPKGGCSGSLMDLTQEPRFNHRAEVESNVLSDECGALLRLFFQNLRKNKKISQTDDNTNT, encoded by the coding sequence ATGACAAGTGATGAAAAATATATGAAAGTTGCACTAAGTGAAGCGTTGAAAGCCCAGCATATCGGCGAGGTTCCCATAGGTGCTATTGTTGTAAAAAATAATAAAATTATTGCGCGCGCACATAATTTGAGAGAAACACTACAAGATCCAACAGCACATGCAGAGTATTTAGCGATACAAAAAGCCGCAAAAATTGTAGGAAGCTGGCGCTTAGAAGAATGCACATTATATGTGACTTTAGAACCATGTGTCATGTGTGCAGGTGCAATCGTTATGGGCAGAATTCCTAGGCTCGTATATGGTGCTAGTGACCCTAAGGGAGGTTGTAGTGGAAGTTTGATGGATTTAACCCAAGAACCTCGTTTTAACCATAGGGCTGAAGTTGAATCCAATGTCTTGTCAGATGAATGTGGAGCATTATTGCGTTTGTTTTTTCAAAATCTCAGAAAAAATAAAAAAATCAGCCAAACAGACGATAATACAAACACCTAA